From Bacteroidota bacterium, one genomic window encodes:
- the rplT gene encoding 50S ribosomal protein L20 — MPRSVNSVASRKRRKKIIKQAKGYFGRRKNVYTVAKNAVEKGLQYAYRDRKNKKRTFRAIWIQRINAAVRPHGLSYSRFIHLLNQNEIEIDRKVLADLAMNNPEAFDAIVKQVNK, encoded by the coding sequence ATGCCAAGATCAGTCAATTCTGTTGCTTCCAGGAAGCGTAGGAAAAAGATAATAAAACAAGCAAAAGGATATTTTGGAAGACGGAAAAATGTCTATACAGTTGCTAAAAATGCGGTTGAAAAAGGATTGCAGTATGCATACCGTGATCGCAAGAATAAAAAGAGAACCTTTCGCGCAATTTGGATTCAGCGTATTAATGCCGCTGTGCGTCCTCATGGATTATCCTATTCCAGATTCATTCATTTATTGAATCAGAATGAAATCGAAATAGACAGGAAAGTACTGGCTGATTTAGCCATGAACAATCCCGAAGCATTCGATGCGATTGTGAAACAAGTTAACAAGTAA
- the thrS gene encoding threonine--tRNA ligase → MMNITFPDGSIKEFDQGVSGYDIAMSISPRLAKEALGVKVNNDIWDLTRPIQEDSKISILKWDDPAGKMVFWHSSAHLMAEAIESVFPGTKFGIGPPIENGFYYDVDSGEKEITQADLEKLERKMKELQSEKSSYVREDISKNDALSLFSKKDDEYKQELISDLEDGDITLYKHGNFVDLCKGPHLPNTSYIKAVKLFSIAGAYWRGDESRKQLTRIYGITFPKQKMLEEHLVMLEEAQKRDHRKVGRELEIFMTSDKVGAGLPIWLPNGVIIREKLIDFLKKEQRKRGYVQVIAPVIGKKELYVTSGHYAKYGKDSFQPIKTPSEGEEYMLKPMNCPHHCEVYKNRPHSYKELPLKIAEFGNVYRYEQSGELNGLVRARGFTQDDAHIFCTPDQLKEEFLDVVDIIELLFRKLGFEEFTAQISLRDPENKEKYIGTDEVWEKSERAIIEAVEEKGLNAVTEIGEAAFYGPKLDFMVKDALGRQWQLGTVQVDYNLPERFDLTYIGEDNQKHRPVMIHRAPFGSMERFIGLLIEHTAGDFPLWLAPKQAIILPISDKYINYAKNIWKSLDNYEIRTSIDDSNEKIGRKIRDAELSKIPYMLIVGEREETEGLVSVRKRKSGDLGQFKLDDFINSISEELK, encoded by the coding sequence ATTATGAACATTACATTTCCAGATGGATCGATAAAAGAATTTGACCAAGGAGTTAGCGGATACGATATTGCCATGTCCATTTCACCCCGATTAGCAAAAGAAGCTTTGGGTGTTAAAGTCAATAATGATATTTGGGATTTAACCAGGCCAATTCAGGAAGATTCTAAGATATCGATACTCAAATGGGATGATCCTGCTGGTAAAATGGTGTTTTGGCATTCATCTGCACACCTAATGGCAGAGGCTATTGAGTCAGTATTTCCAGGTACTAAATTTGGAATTGGACCTCCAATCGAAAATGGTTTCTATTATGATGTAGACTCAGGCGAAAAGGAAATTACCCAAGCTGATTTGGAAAAGCTTGAGCGAAAAATGAAAGAATTGCAAAGCGAAAAAAGTTCATATGTTCGCGAAGATATTAGTAAAAATGATGCATTAAGCCTGTTTTCTAAGAAAGATGACGAATATAAACAAGAGCTAATTTCGGATCTGGAAGATGGCGATATTACGCTTTATAAACATGGCAACTTTGTTGACTTATGCAAAGGCCCACACTTACCAAACACCTCCTATATTAAGGCAGTAAAATTATTTTCTATTGCAGGAGCCTATTGGAGAGGCGATGAAAGCAGAAAGCAACTTACCCGGATTTATGGAATTACCTTCCCAAAGCAAAAAATGCTTGAAGAGCATTTGGTTATGCTTGAAGAAGCACAGAAACGCGATCATCGGAAAGTAGGGCGTGAGCTTGAAATTTTCATGACTTCAGACAAAGTGGGTGCTGGACTTCCAATTTGGCTTCCGAATGGTGTAATTATTCGCGAAAAATTAATTGACTTTCTTAAAAAAGAGCAAAGGAAAAGAGGTTATGTGCAAGTAATTGCTCCGGTTATTGGAAAAAAGGAGTTGTATGTTACATCAGGCCATTATGCCAAATATGGCAAAGATTCTTTCCAGCCAATTAAAACCCCTAGTGAAGGTGAGGAGTATATGCTTAAGCCAATGAACTGTCCTCATCATTGCGAAGTATATAAAAACAGGCCACATTCTTATAAGGAACTTCCTTTGAAAATTGCTGAGTTTGGAAATGTGTATCGCTATGAGCAATCAGGTGAGTTGAATGGTTTGGTTCGCGCCAGAGGGTTTACACAAGATGATGCACATATTTTCTGTACACCCGATCAGTTAAAAGAAGAATTCCTTGATGTAGTCGACATTATTGAACTCTTATTCAGGAAATTAGGCTTTGAGGAGTTTACAGCTCAGATTTCATTAAGAGATCCTGAGAATAAAGAAAAATATATTGGTACTGACGAAGTATGGGAAAAATCAGAACGCGCCATTATTGAAGCAGTTGAAGAAAAAGGATTAAATGCTGTTACCGAAATTGGAGAAGCAGCATTTTATGGTCCAAAGCTCGACTTCATGGTAAAAGATGCCTTAGGAAGACAGTGGCAACTGGGTACTGTGCAAGTTGATTATAACTTACCAGAGCGATTTGATTTAACATACATTGGAGAAGATAATCAGAAGCACAGACCTGTGATGATTCATCGTGCACCATTTGGTAGCATGGAACGCTTTATTGGTTTATTAATAGAGCATACCGCAGGCGATTTTCCATTATGGCTTGCACCAAAGCAGGCTATCATACTGCCTATCAGTGACAAATATATTAATTATGCGAAAAATATTTGGAAATCACTGGATAATTACGAAATTCGCACCTCCATTGACGATAGCAATGAGAAGATTGGGCGTAAAATTCGCGATGCCGAGCTGAGCAAGATCCCTTACATGCTTATCGTTGGAGAGAGGGAGGAAACAGAGGGTTTGGTTTCCGTAAGAAAAAGAAAATCAGGAGATTTAGGCCAGTTTAAACTGGACGATTTTATAAATAGTATTTCTGAAGAACTAAAGTAA
- the pepE gene encoding dipeptidase PepE, with product MRLLLLSNSTIPGLGYLEYAKDYLKDFYGTSVKRVAFVPFAGVTVNWDDYEAKVQSVYEELGYEVFSLHKEDDPIAALDTADAIAVGGGNTFKLFHDMHETGLMRAVRKKVLDGMPFSGWSAGSNISCPTLCTTNDMPIILPKNFNGLNLIPFQINPHYLDKNPEGHGGETREDRINEFMEINRDKIVVGLREGTILRVEGDKMSLLGDRNARIFQYGKEAYELTNKDDFSFLLKEYN from the coding sequence ATGAGACTTTTATTATTAAGCAACTCCACAATTCCTGGATTAGGATATTTAGAATATGCTAAAGATTACCTGAAAGATTTTTATGGAACATCCGTAAAAAGAGTCGCTTTTGTCCCTTTTGCTGGTGTTACAGTTAATTGGGATGACTATGAAGCAAAAGTTCAATCTGTTTATGAAGAACTTGGATATGAGGTCTTTTCGTTGCATAAAGAAGACGATCCAATAGCAGCATTGGATACTGCTGATGCGATTGCCGTAGGTGGTGGAAACACATTTAAGCTATTTCATGATATGCACGAAACCGGTTTGATGCGTGCTGTTCGTAAAAAAGTTTTAGACGGAATGCCTTTTAGTGGATGGAGCGCAGGTTCAAATATTTCTTGCCCAACTTTATGCACGACCAACGATATGCCAATTATTTTGCCAAAAAACTTCAACGGATTGAATCTTATTCCGTTTCAAATAAATCCTCATTATTTAGATAAAAATCCTGAAGGACATGGTGGTGAAACCCGTGAAGATCGAATTAATGAGTTTATGGAAATTAATCGGGATAAAATTGTTGTTGGACTAAGAGAAGGAACAATTCTTCGTGTTGAAGGAGACAAAATGAGTCTTTTGGGTGACCGAAATGCACGCATTTTTCAATATGGAAAAGAGGCTTATGAACTTACAAACAAAGATGATTTTAGCTTCTTGTTGAAAGAGTACAACTAA
- a CDS encoding T9SS type A sorting domain-containing protein: protein MRSKNTVLSLLLLLAVTFSVTSATYYSKTDGNWGSSSTWNPSGVPNKTDEVVIRHTVTLTSNEDVKFLEITSAGVLQGNYVLQFWNNGSLKVDGTMSIKTIDLKNVGILFTVNASGEIILSGDLDVNNNNITCNGNIEVGGTLTCGNITGAGSVTADVYNTGTVYGITPVAGITYYGQSWVGGTTGNENSWETSTNWASGSVPTSSSLVKINAGSTVPIISSNAVCNDLLIESSASLVIHPLSSLTINGNVTNTGTIILKSDASGTGSLIDNGSLTNNGTIKVERYLTSGAYHYISSPINNVSTSAFAGSTIYAYDETNSDTNRNYGWTAVSTSSGTLTNGRGYAVYHTTNATDTLSGNFNSGNISVTATRTNSGSSASPSPDGWNILGNPYPSAISASSFLSANSDLTGTLYLWADDGTAGSGFTTADYGTYTAAGGVGASGGGQSTAPDGKIAVGQGFFVQVKSGISSTNVSFTNSMRQTNTTQFFIPKSEVQSFRLDLSDQAGNQNEILVSFINDATKGFDQYYDGVKMQGNPYLSLYTIMKDYELIIQALPYMQEDVQIALGYYAAASGEYNFERFEFTNFGDDVRVFLEDKKSGEFIDLLSYPKYTFTTEGGKFNDRFILHFKKKAQVNPSEDFQSQLDVYAVSSSIFVKNPAMKTGLMTVYNLAGEKIRVMQFSDDNVQNLHVNLAAGIYLISVENDQEKITKKVSLK from the coding sequence ATGAGAAGCAAAAACACAGTTTTATCCCTATTACTCCTATTAGCAGTTACCTTTTCGGTAACATCGGCCACTTACTATTCAAAGACGGATGGAAATTGGGGGAGTTCGTCTACCTGGAATCCAAGTGGTGTCCCAAATAAAACAGATGAAGTGGTCATTAGACATACTGTTACACTAACAAGTAATGAAGATGTGAAGTTTTTAGAAATTACTTCTGCTGGTGTGTTACAAGGAAATTATGTTTTACAGTTTTGGAATAATGGTTCATTGAAAGTGGATGGCACGATGAGCATAAAAACCATTGATTTAAAAAATGTAGGAATTTTATTTACGGTAAATGCAAGTGGTGAAATCATACTAAGTGGTGATTTAGATGTGAACAACAATAACATTACATGTAATGGAAACATTGAAGTTGGCGGAACACTTACATGTGGTAATATTACAGGAGCAGGGTCTGTTACGGCAGATGTTTATAATACAGGAACAGTTTATGGTATAACTCCCGTTGCAGGGATAACCTATTACGGTCAAAGTTGGGTTGGTGGAACAACAGGTAATGAAAATTCCTGGGAAACATCTACAAATTGGGCTTCAGGTTCGGTGCCAACAAGCTCTTCGCTGGTGAAAATAAATGCTGGATCTACAGTTCCTATTATCTCATCCAATGCAGTATGTAATGATCTCTTAATTGAATCAAGTGCAAGCCTTGTAATACACCCACTTAGTTCGTTGACTATAAATGGCAATGTAACCAATACTGGTACGATTATTTTAAAATCTGATGCAAGCGGAACAGGCTCATTAATTGACAATGGTAGTCTCACAAATAATGGAACGATTAAGGTTGAAAGGTATTTGACTTCTGGAGCCTATCATTATATTTCTTCACCAATCAATAATGTTTCTACTTCAGCTTTTGCTGGATCTACGATCTATGCATATGACGAAACTAATAGCGATACAAATAGAAATTATGGATGGACAGCTGTTTCAACCTCATCTGGTACATTAACAAATGGGCGCGGTTATGCTGTTTATCATACAACAAATGCAACAGACACTCTTAGTGGGAATTTTAATTCTGGCAACATAAGCGTAACTGCTACACGAACAAATTCTGGAAGCTCAGCTTCCCCTTCCCCTGACGGTTGGAATATTCTTGGGAATCCTTATCCTTCAGCGATTAGTGCAAGTAGTTTTTTAAGTGCTAATTCCGATTTAACAGGAACACTTTATTTGTGGGCTGATGATGGAACCGCAGGTTCAGGATTCACAACAGCTGATTATGGAACTTATACGGCTGCTGGTGGTGTTGGAGCAAGTGGTGGAGGACAATCAACTGCTCCTGACGGTAAAATTGCAGTTGGTCAGGGATTTTTTGTGCAGGTAAAGTCTGGTATAAGCAGCACAAATGTATCGTTTACCAATTCCATGAGACAAACAAATACAACTCAATTTTTTATACCTAAGTCAGAAGTACAAAGCTTTAGACTTGATCTGAGTGATCAGGCCGGCAATCAAAATGAAATTCTGGTTTCATTTATCAACGATGCAACAAAAGGCTTTGATCAGTATTACGATGGTGTGAAAATGCAAGGCAATCCATATCTGTCCTTATACACTATTATGAAAGACTATGAATTGATTATTCAAGCCTTGCCTTATATGCAAGAAGATGTTCAAATAGCACTAGGATATTATGCTGCAGCAAGTGGTGAATACAATTTTGAACGATTTGAGTTTACGAACTTCGGAGATGATGTTCGTGTATTTCTGGAAGATAAAAAGAGTGGTGAATTCATTGATTTATTAAGCTATCCTAAATATACTTTTACCACAGAAGGTGGAAAGTTTAACGATAGGTTTATACTTCATTTTAAGAAAAAAGCTCAAGTAAATCCGAGTGAAGATTTTCAATCTCAGCTAGACGTTTATGCCGTTTCATCATCAATTTTTGTAAAAAATCCAGCGATGAAAACAGGTCTGATGACAGTATATAATTTAGCAGGAGAGAAAATACGAGTAATGCAGTTTTCAGATGATAATGTGCAAAATCTTCATGTGAATCTGGCAGCTGGAATTTACCTGATTAGTGTAGAAAATGATCAAGAAAAAATTACAAAGAAAGTTAGTTTAAAGTAA
- a CDS encoding 4Fe-4S binding protein: protein MAYVINDECTACGTCIDECPVEAITEGDIYVIDAELCTDCGACADVCPVEAISPE from the coding sequence ATGGCTTATGTAATTAACGATGAGTGCACTGCATGCGGCACTTGTATTGATGAATGTCCTGTTGAAGCTATCACTGAAGGTGATATCTATGTAATTGATGCAGAACTTTGCACTGATTGTGGTGCTTGTGCTGATGTATGTCCAGTTGAAGCAATTTCTCCTGAATAA
- a CDS encoding radical SAM protein has translation MIVYKIQDAKNFLRTITLKRIWNGLKVLSSFYLSRLIRKPVHWGMPMSISIEPTNLCNLGCTECPTGLKILTRRNGNLSMPFFQKTIDQIYKFTSYLTLYFQGEPFMNPAFFEFVAYASKKKMYTTTSTNGHYFTEANCKKAVDSGLSRLIVSVDGTTQDVYEKYRKDGNLAKVIEGLEMMMRTKKELKAKNPLVLLQFIVFKDNEHQIEDIQKLAKDIGVDHLALKTAQVYDFENSKNIIPDNVKYSRYKKRKDGSYEIKNKYYNHCWRSWQSSVITWDGHMVPCCFDKDATYKVGDLKSESFKDVWESEDLKLFRGSILTNRKQIDICQNCVEGTKIWI, from the coding sequence ATGATCGTTTATAAAATTCAGGATGCAAAGAACTTTTTAAGGACAATTACCTTGAAAAGAATCTGGAATGGACTGAAAGTTTTAAGCTCATTTTATCTGTCACGACTCATACGAAAGCCTGTGCATTGGGGAATGCCAATGAGTATATCCATCGAACCCACCAATTTATGTAATCTGGGTTGTACCGAATGTCCAACAGGTTTGAAAATACTAACAAGAAGAAATGGTAATCTATCAATGCCCTTCTTTCAGAAAACAATCGATCAGATTTATAAATTCACCTCATATCTTACTCTCTATTTTCAGGGAGAGCCCTTTATGAATCCTGCCTTTTTTGAGTTTGTTGCTTATGCCTCAAAAAAGAAAATGTATACCACAACATCTACCAATGGACATTATTTTACCGAAGCAAATTGTAAAAAAGCAGTTGATTCTGGTTTGTCGCGTTTGATTGTTTCAGTAGACGGAACCACACAGGATGTGTATGAAAAATACAGGAAAGATGGCAATTTGGCCAAAGTTATTGAAGGACTTGAAATGATGATGAGGACAAAAAAAGAATTAAAAGCCAAAAATCCTTTGGTCCTTCTTCAGTTTATTGTTTTTAAAGATAATGAGCATCAAATTGAGGATATTCAAAAGCTGGCAAAAGATATTGGGGTTGATCATTTGGCATTGAAAACAGCACAGGTATACGATTTTGAAAACAGCAAAAATATCATTCCTGATAATGTAAAATACAGCCGCTATAAGAAACGAAAAGATGGTAGCTATGAGATTAAGAACAAGTATTATAACCATTGCTGGCGATCCTGGCAAAGCAGCGTTATTACTTGGGATGGACATATGGTTCCATGTTGTTTCGATAAAGATGCCACATACAAAGTAGGTGATTTGAAATCTGAAAGCTTCAAGGATGTTTGGGAAAGTGAGGATTTGAAATTATTCAGAGGAAGTATTTTAACGAATAGAAAACAAATTGATATTTGCCAGAATTGTGTGGAGGGAACGAAGATTTGGATATAG
- a CDS encoding tetratricopeptide repeat protein, which translates to MRKTFLLISALLAFALIINGGCNNKANDKEQIIDIETADESTVDSLVLAFTEQILKNPDNDDLYYKRAKVYLKNEKVMLAIADMEKAVELESEIVEYQNFLGDIYFQVTNVQGAIDAYLASTALNPSHEYAFLQLGKIYLYRAEPKIAIGYLNEALKINKYNPEIFSNKALYYLQMNDTVRAISNLKTAVDVDPDYLNGYIDLGYLYALDLDKRALLYFENALRIEPQNMQVLYNRGKYYQDMAQFELAIIDYESILKIYPDHKSANYNLGYINYLMGNFELAIQFFSTASFANPNYSAAYYGIGLCYKEIGKQELAKENFEKVLSLEPEDELAQIELNKLR; encoded by the coding sequence ATGCGTAAAACATTCTTATTAATCAGTGCACTGCTTGCTTTTGCTTTAATCATTAATGGAGGTTGCAATAATAAAGCGAATGATAAAGAGCAAATTATAGATATTGAAACTGCTGATGAATCAACAGTTGATAGCCTTGTTTTGGCCTTTACTGAACAGATTTTGAAGAATCCAGATAATGATGATCTCTACTATAAACGTGCAAAAGTATATCTGAAAAATGAAAAGGTCATGCTAGCCATTGCTGATATGGAAAAAGCAGTCGAGTTAGAGTCAGAAATTGTAGAATATCAGAATTTTCTTGGAGACATTTATTTTCAGGTGACCAATGTGCAAGGAGCAATTGATGCCTATTTAGCCAGTACAGCTCTTAATCCTTCCCATGAGTATGCCTTTTTACAACTCGGCAAAATCTATCTATACAGGGCTGAACCGAAAATTGCCATCGGATATTTAAATGAAGCATTGAAAATTAATAAATACAACCCCGAAATATTTTCAAATAAAGCACTGTACTATTTGCAAATGAATGATACTGTTCGTGCCATATCAAATTTGAAAACGGCAGTTGATGTGGATCCTGATTATTTGAATGGCTATATTGATTTGGGCTATTTGTATGCACTTGATTTAGATAAAAGAGCCTTGCTTTATTTCGAAAACGCACTTAGAATTGAACCACAAAACATGCAAGTGCTTTATAATAGAGGGAAATATTACCAGGATATGGCTCAATTTGAGTTGGCAATTATCGATTATGAGTCGATTTTAAAGATATATCCAGATCATAAAAGTGCAAATTACAATTTAGGCTATATCAATTATTTGATGGGAAACTTTGAGTTAGCTATTCAATTTTTCAGCACCGCTTCGTTTGCAAATCCTAACTATAGTGCAGCTTATTATGGAATAGGATTGTGTTACAAAGAAATTGGTAAGCAAGAATTGGCTAAGGAAAATTTTGAAAAAGTGCTAAGTCTTGAGCCTGAGGACGAACTTGCTCAAATTGAATTAAATAAATTGAGATAA
- the rpmI gene encoding 50S ribosomal protein L35 produces MPKMKTKSGAKKRFKLTASGKIKRKHAYKSHILTKKEHVQKKRLGKSTLVSDADTKNIKACLAK; encoded by the coding sequence ATGCCAAAAATGAAGACTAAATCCGGTGCCAAGAAAAGGTTTAAATTAACCGCATCCGGTAAGATTAAGAGAAAACATGCTTATAAAAGCCATATTTTAACTAAAAAAGAACACGTACAGAAAAAAAGGTTGGGCAAATCAACATTGGTTAGTGATGCTGATACAAAAAACATCAAAGCCTGTTTAGCCAAATAA
- a CDS encoding exosortase/archaeosortase family protein: MLAKLDFKYYQLLKKFKLESFKDISYFVLIILVMHVLWRVWKHQFDFHIFGYDVLSPTHEWLTHQVRIQSAWFLNNILKINTEIDGQLFIFSPYSRMGVTPGCSGLKQFYQYFGIIALFYGTWKKKLWFIPLGLITIHLINLFRIIFLAVIVIYKLEWFNVMHDWVVRPLFYIAMFLFWVWWVEKIAKRPNDYYDHLDFKKEAV, translated from the coding sequence ATGCTTGCTAAATTAGATTTCAAATATTATCAATTACTCAAAAAATTCAAACTTGAGAGTTTTAAGGACATTAGCTACTTTGTCCTTATCATACTGGTTATGCATGTTCTTTGGAGAGTTTGGAAGCATCAGTTTGATTTCCATATTTTTGGATACGATGTGTTGAGCCCGACTCATGAATGGTTAACCCACCAGGTGAGAATTCAAAGTGCCTGGTTTTTAAATAATATTTTAAAAATCAATACGGAAATTGACGGACAGCTTTTCATTTTTTCCCCTTATTCAAGAATGGGGGTAACCCCAGGTTGTTCAGGTTTAAAACAGTTTTATCAGTATTTTGGAATCATTGCATTATTTTATGGAACATGGAAAAAGAAGCTTTGGTTTATTCCATTGGGACTCATCACCATTCATTTAATAAATCTATTCCGGATTATTTTCCTTGCTGTTATTGTGATTTACAAATTAGAATGGTTTAATGTAATGCACGATTGGGTGGTAAGACCATTGTTTTATATTGCTATGTTTTTATTTTGGGTTTGGTGGGTTGAAAAAATTGCCAAACGCCCAAACGATTATTACGATCATCTTGATTTTAAAAAGGAAGCTGTTTAG
- a CDS encoding alanine--tRNA ligase: MNNKEIRQTFFDFFEKKQHKIVGSAPMVVKNDPTLMFTNAGMNQFKDYFLGNADPTSPRIADTQKCLRVSGKHNDLEEVGHDTYHHTMFEMLGNWSFGDYFKQNAIEWAWELLTDVYKIDKERLYASYFGGDKTEGLEPDNEALDLWKKLLPEERILPGSKKDNFWEMGDIGPCGPCSEIHVDLRSTEERGKVSGRDLVNMDHPLVIEIWNLVFIQFNRMSDGNLINLPAKHVDTGMGFERLCMTLQGVTSN; the protein is encoded by the coding sequence ATGAACAACAAGGAAATACGACAAACATTTTTTGATTTTTTTGAAAAAAAACAACACAAAATAGTTGGCTCGGCCCCAATGGTGGTAAAAAACGACCCAACATTGATGTTCACAAATGCAGGAATGAATCAATTCAAAGATTATTTCCTTGGAAATGCGGACCCTACAAGCCCCCGAATTGCAGATACACAAAAGTGCTTAAGAGTTTCAGGCAAGCATAATGACCTGGAAGAAGTTGGACACGACACCTACCACCATACAATGTTTGAAATGCTGGGCAATTGGAGTTTTGGCGATTACTTCAAGCAAAATGCAATAGAATGGGCATGGGAACTATTAACCGATGTTTATAAAATTGATAAAGAAAGGCTGTATGCTTCCTACTTTGGTGGCGACAAAACAGAAGGCTTGGAGCCAGATAATGAAGCCTTGGATTTATGGAAAAAGCTGCTTCCTGAAGAAAGAATTCTGCCCGGATCTAAAAAAGATAATTTCTGGGAAATGGGTGACATTGGTCCTTGTGGACCTTGCTCTGAAATACACGTAGACTTAAGAAGTACTGAGGAGAGAGGAAAAGTTTCAGGTAGAGATTTGGTTAATATGGATCATCCATTGGTGATTGAAATCTGGAATCTGGTTTTTATTCAATTCAATAGGATGTCAGATGGAAATCTGATAAACCTTCCTGCCAAACATGTTGACACAGGCATGGGTTTCGAGCGTCTTTGTATGACTTTGCAAGGAGTCACCTCAAAT
- a CDS encoding NUDIX hydrolase has protein sequence MKNVKLKSRKNLFTKFVGVDEFDFHLEEQNTDITRFVVTRPEAAAILLFNSDTNSFVLIKQFRAPVYTKGEDGFIVEIPAGVLEPGEEPMETMVRETLEETGYKIENPELLYTFFPSPGMLNEKMHLFYAEVKNTDKIEKGGGLLSEKEFLEVIEIPVDEALDMVNNGQIVDAKTMLAILRFHLKK, from the coding sequence ATGAAGAATGTTAAACTCAAATCGAGGAAAAATCTTTTTACCAAGTTTGTAGGTGTCGATGAATTTGATTTTCATTTAGAAGAACAAAACACTGACATAACCCGATTTGTGGTTACTCGCCCAGAAGCGGCAGCCATACTACTCTTTAATTCAGATACCAATTCATTTGTTTTAATCAAGCAATTCAGAGCTCCTGTTTATACCAAAGGAGAAGACGGATTTATAGTGGAAATTCCTGCGGGTGTTTTAGAGCCCGGAGAAGAACCTATGGAAACGATGGTTCGGGAAACACTGGAAGAAACAGGTTACAAAATTGAAAATCCTGAATTACTCTATACTTTTTTTCCAAGCCCCGGCATGTTGAATGAAAAAATGCATCTTTTTTATGCTGAAGTAAAAAATACTGATAAAATTGAAAAAGGTGGTGGACTGCTAAGTGAAAAAGAATTCCTTGAAGTGATTGAAATCCCTGTTGATGAAGCACTAGATATGGTGAATAATGGACAAATCGTTGATGCAAAAACTATGTTAGCTATTTTGAGGTTTCATCTCAAAAAATAG
- a CDS encoding MGMT family protein — protein MKADQSFFDKVYEVVSLVPQGKVTTYGHIAEFIGAKGAARMVGWAMNAAHGQEPPVPAHRVVNRKGMLTGKHHFQTLDMMERLLKSEGIEVKEDQIVNFRELLWIPLNELK, from the coding sequence ATGAAAGCAGACCAATCCTTTTTTGACAAAGTGTATGAAGTAGTTAGTCTAGTTCCACAAGGCAAGGTTACTACTTATGGCCATATTGCTGAATTCATTGGAGCTAAGGGAGCTGCTAGAATGGTCGGCTGGGCCATGAATGCTGCGCATGGACAAGAGCCCCCTGTTCCTGCTCATCGGGTTGTCAATCGAAAGGGAATGTTAACGGGTAAACATCATTTTCAAACTTTGGACATGATGGAAAGATTACTGAAAAGTGAGGGCATTGAAGTGAAAGAAGATCAAATAGTAAATTTTAGGGAATTGCTATGGATTCCGTTAAATGAGCTGAAATGA
- a CDS encoding translation initiation factor IF-3 — protein MNSEIRAPRVRVVGANVEEGIFTKEEALAKAIELELDLVEIFGKGEVPVCKIIDFSKFIYEQKKKQKEIKTKSAKTVLKEIRFGPNTDEHDFQFKLNHARKFLEEGAKIKAYVHFKGRTIVYKERGEILLLKFIKELEEVGKVDQLPKMEGKRMIVMLNPLKTK, from the coding sequence ATTAATTCTGAAATCCGAGCGCCAAGGGTGAGAGTTGTAGGTGCAAATGTTGAGGAAGGTATTTTTACCAAAGAAGAAGCACTTGCAAAAGCAATTGAGTTGGAATTGGATTTAGTGGAGATTTTTGGGAAAGGAGAAGTTCCTGTTTGCAAAATAATTGACTTTAGCAAGTTCATTTATGAGCAAAAGAAGAAACAGAAGGAAATCAAAACTAAAAGTGCCAAAACAGTTTTAAAAGAAATCAGGTTCGGACCTAATACGGATGAACATGATTTCCAATTTAAATTGAACCACGCAAGAAAATTTCTGGAAGAGGGAGCCAAGATTAAGGCTTATGTCCATTTCAAAGGGCGTACCATCGTGTACAAAGAAAGAGGTGAAATTCTGCTTCTGAAGTTTATTAAAGAGCTTGAAGAAGTTGGTAAAGTAGACCAGCTGCCCAAAATGGAAGGGAAAAGAATGATAGTTATGTTAAATCCGCTAAAAACAAAATAA